CAGCATTATCGGTCACCGGGCCGAACGCATCGAGTGCCACGATCATTCCGGCAAGACCAAGCATGGCCGTAACGGCAATGCCGGTGCCGAAAAGGCCGCCAAGCTGGTAGGTGGTGATGATGCCGCCGACGATGACGATGGCCGGAAGCGCCGTCGATTCGAGTGATACTGCCAGGCCCTGGATCACGTTGGTGCCGTGGCCGGTGACCGACGCCTGCGCGATGGAATTCACCGGACGCTTGTTGGTGCCCGTGTAGTACTCCGTGATCACCACGATCAGAGCCGTCACGACGAGACCGAGGATACCGCAGAAGAACAGGTTGGTTCCGGTTATCTGCTTCTCCGCAACCGTACCGATACCGCCCCAGCCTATCGTGAAGGACGTTGCAGCACCCAGGCCGACGATGGAGAGAGCGCCTGTTACGATGAGGCCTTTGTAAAGAGCGCCCATGATGGAGCCATTGGCACCGAGTTTGACGAAGAATGTTCCCACGATCGATGTGAGAATGCAGGCTGCGCAGATGGCCAGCGGATAGACCATGATCGCAGCGAGGTTGGGCGCGCCGGCAAAGAAGATGGCAGCCAGAACCATGGTTGCGACGACCGAGACGGCGTAGGTTTCGAAAAGATCGGCCGCCATGCCAGCGCAATCGCCAACATTGTCCCCAACGTTGTCAGCGATTGTTGCCGGGTTGCGCGGATCATCCTCCGGGATGCCCGCTTCGACCTTGCCGACGAGATCGCCCCCGACATCGGCACCCTTGGTGAAAATGCCGCCGCCAAGGCGCGCGAAGATAGAGATGAGAGAGGCACCAAAGCCAAGCGCAACCAGAGCATCGATCACTTCACGTGAACCCGGCGCATGGCCGAGACCGGAAGTCAGGATACCGTAATAGATGGACACTCCCAGCAAGGCGAGGCCCGCCACGAGCATTCCAGTAATGGCGCCGGACTTGAAGGCAATATCAAGACCCGCCGCGAGGCTGTGAGACGAGGCTTGCGCCGTGCGAACATTGGCGCGAACCGAGACGTGCATTCCGATAAAGCCTGCCGCCCCCGACAGGACAGCACCGATGACGAAGCCGATAGCCGCAAGCGCGGACAGCAGCCACCATGTTCCCAAAGTCACGACCACGCCAACAATGGCAATGGTCATGTACTGACGCGTCAGGTAAGCCTGCGCACCTTCACGAATATATCCGGCAATTTCCTGCATGCGGGGATTGCCCTGATCCGCCGCCAGAACCGACCGAGTGGCCCACACAGCGTAGGCCACTGACAAGAACCCGCAGACGATCACTCCCAGTATCACTGTCATACGAATTTCCTCTCCCAATGGACCGGCCACAAGAATTGTGCCGGCGAGAACCATCAGACAGATCCCCTCCCAAGGACATAGGCCCGACAGTTAGACGCGAGAGTGCGTTCGTTAATAAATTGCGTCAAGGAATAAACGGTGCGAGCATCCGGCTGCACACCGAAGACTGAGCAAATGTCAGTTTTACCTGGTCAAACAGGTGCCGCGCGCCTCCGGCGGATCAGCAGCAGCACGATCAGAACGAGGCAGAGAACGGAAACCGGCCAGATGAACAGGTTCATGAAGCTCCAGCCATAATTGGTGAACACCTTGCCGGATGAGAAAGAAGACAGTGCAACCGTTCCGAACAGGAAGATATCGTGAAAGCCCTGCACCTTGTCTGCCTCGTGTGGCCGGTAAGTGGAGGCAACTATCGCCGTGGAGCCGATGAAGCCGAAGTTCCACCCGATACCGAGGAGGATCAGGGCGCCCCAGAAGTTCCAGAGTTCGATCCCCATGTGCGCGATGACAGCACAGCCCATAAGCGTGAAAAGACCAAGTGCAACGACCTTCTCAGCCCCAACCCGCGCGATGATCATGCCGGTGAAAAAGCTTGGACCGAACATGGCGATCACGTGCCACTGGATGCCCAGCGTAGCCAGTTCCGTCGGAAAGCCACAGCCGACAACCATAGCCAGCGGCGCACCGGTCATCACAAAGGTCATGAGCGCATAGGAGCCTATGCCGCAAATCATTCCCGTGGCGAAACGCTGGTTGGAAATGATCTCCATCAACGGGCGCGCTGGCGTGTCCGCACTTCCGGCTTTCGCCATGGGCGGCAGCTTCAGGAAGGTCAGAATCACGAGCGCGATTGCGCAAAGCGGCAGCAAAGCCAGAAACGTTCCGGCAAATGTCACCGGCGCGAAGATATCCTTCGCCCAGATTGCCAATTGCGGCCCGATGATTGCTGACACGATGCCAGCGCCCAAGATCCACGAAATGGCCTTCGGCTTAAAGTAAGAGGGGGAAGCATCTGCGGCTGCAAAACGGATTTTCTGGGTGAAGCCTCCGCTCATGCCAATCAGCATTAGCGCTATCGCGAAGAGCCAGAAATTCATTTGGAAGAGTGCGGCGGTCGCCAGACCACCACCGACGGCACCCAACAATGCTCCAACCATGAAGGCGGCTTGGCGCCCAAGGAAGCGGGACAGGATTGCGATACCAACGGCCCCGAGTGCGGTGCCGACATTAAAGCCGGTCACCGGAGCCGTCGCGAGAGACTTGTCAGCGCCGAGCAGTTGGTAGCCTGCCAACGCGCCAACGGAAATGCTAAGCGGGGCTGCCGAGCCGAGCACCGCTTGCGCACTCGCAAGCAGGAAAACATTGCGTTTGGCGGCACCCAACTGCCTGTCCAGTGCCGTGCCGCCTGCGTTTTCCATGGCTTCCGTTCCTGCTACTTCTTCTCGCCGCGAACCTGCTTGGCAATGCGATCGAGAACCGCATTGACGATCTTGGGCTCTTCTCCTTCAAAGAAGGCCTGTGCGATCTCGACATATTCCGTCACGATGACCGCGACCGGGACATCTTTCCGGTCAAGGATTTCGAACGTGCCAGCGCGCAGGATCGCGCGGAGCGTCGAATCAATGCGCGACAACGGCCAGCCATCCAGAAGCGCGGCACCGATAACCGGGTCAATCTTCAACTGATCGCGCACGACACCGGCGACGATCGCACGAAACCAAGAGGGGTCCGCCTTCAGATAGGTATCGCCATCGAGTTCCTGACCAAGACGGTGCTCTTCATATTCAGCAACGACTTCCAGGACACCAGTGCCGCCAATATCCATCTGGTAGAGGGCCTGAACGGCAGCAAGACGGGCGGCGCCGCGCTGGTTTGCTGTTTTGATAGGCTGTGCAGGATCTTTAGACATGGATCAGGCGCCCAGTTTCTCACGAAGCGCGATCATGGTGAGAGCTGCACGCGCAGCAAAACCGCCCTTGTCCTTGTCCGACTTGCGGACACGTGCCCAGGCCTGTTCATCATTCTCGACGGTCAGGATGCCATTGCCGATAGCCAGCGACTCCGACACGGCAAGATCCATCAGCGCACGGGAAGATTCGTTCGCCACGATGTCGAAATGATAGGTCTCACCACGGATGACCATGCCGAGCGCGATGAAGCCATCATAATTGACGCCACCCTGCTCCGCGGCATCAAGCGCCATGGCAATTGCAGGCGGAATTTCGAGCGCGCCAGGCACAGTGATCAGATCGTACGTGGCGCCAGCCTCTTGCAGGGCGCTGACTGCGCCATCCAGAAGCGCGTCGGCGAAATCGTCGTAAAAGCGCGCTTCGACAATCAACAGGTGAGGCTTGTGTGAATCGGTCATGGTCGTCCTGGTCGCAATTCTGCGAAATAAGATGTTGGGAGTTGGGCGCGTCAAACCATGCCACGCGTCGAATGGCAAGTGATTTTCCACGGGTCAGCCATGCGCGGAACGCGCGAATGGATGCCGAAGCGCATTTTCCTCGGTTTTGGTGAACGGCCAGAGGTTAGTTGTTCGCCGGGAATTCCGCCAGACGGGCTGCATAGCGCGCCATCGTATCGACCTCGAAATTGACGAAATCGCCCGCTTTACGATCGCCCCAGGTGGTGACTTCGAGTGTGTGGCGTATCAGCAGAATATCGAAATCCGTGCCGTCAACCGCATTCACGGTCAATGAGGTTCCATCAAGCGCCACGGACCCCTTCGGTGCGACGAAGCGAGCGAACTGCTGAGGTGCCCTCAGACGGATACGCACCGCCTCGCCTTCCGACGTGATGGATAGGATCTCGGCCTTTCCGTCCACGTGGCCGGAGACGATGTGACCACCAAGCTCGTCGCCAATTTTCAGGGCGCGCTCAAGATTGATGCGTGTCCCGACTGTCCACGAAGAGATCGTGGTCAGACGTAGCGCCTCTTCCCAGGCCTCAACTTCATACCAACGCTCGTTGCTGTCGGTTTCCGATAGCTTCGTTACCGTCAAGCACACGCCCGCATGCGCAATCGAGGCGCCGATATCGATGGTGCGAGGATCGTAACTTGTGGTCACGCGCAACCGAATGCCTTCATCCAGCGGCGTGAGGGCGGAAACCGATCCGACGTCTGTTACGATGCCTGTGAACATTCAAATTTCCTCTCGTATTCGCAACACTGGTCTGGGCCGAAGTTCAATCGGCGAACCGGCTTGTAATCCTGCGGTATGTCGTCATGCGTGAGCGGAGATTCAATCCCGCCTTCGCCAATCGCTGACGGGCCTTCAAAGAGCACGATACGGTCGACGAGCCCGGCATCCAGAAATGCCTTGGCAACCGTAGCGCCACCTTCGACCAGAACCGAGGACAGGCCTCGATCGGCAAGCAGCGTCAACAGGGTTGGCAAATCGGGCACATCCAGAATTTCAACACCGGCGTTGGTCAACGCCGGTGCGGTTTCGGCAAACCGGTCTCCAACTGCGATCACCGGAATTTGCTGCGCGCTTGCAACCAGCTTACCATCGAGCGGAAGCCGCAGATGACGATCCAGCACGATACGGATCGGAGAGCGATGCTCCAGCCCTGCAATCCGGACATCCAGTTGCGGATCATCAGCGATGGCGGTCCCTATCCCCACCAGGATGCCGTCCATTTCCGCACGCATGCGGTGCACTTCCTGCCGAGAAAGGGGACCGGTAATAGCCACCTGCCCCTCGCCTCTCCGACCGATCATGCCATCGGTGGAAACCGCAAGTTTCAGAGTCACATAGGGCCGTGCCTTCATCTGCCGCATCAGGTAGGCCCGAAGCGCATCACAGGATTGACCCTGCAAGACACCTGTTACCACTTCGATGCCCGCACTTTGCAAGATCGCAAGACCCTTGCCGGAAACGCGAGGATCAGGATCCTTCAACCCGACGACAACGCGCGCAATGCCCGCCTCGACAAGCGCGTTAGCGCAAGGGGGTGTGCGCCCATAATGAGAACATGGCTCAAGGGTGACATAGGCCACCGCACCCCTTGCCGCCTCTCCGGCCATGGCCAGGGCCTGTGTTTCCGCATGAGGGCGTCCACCGACTGCAGTAACAGCGGACCCGATCACCACACCATTCTTGACGATAAGGCATCCGACGGATGGGTTGGTACCGGTTTGTCCGGTGTGCGTTCGCGACAGCGCGATGGCTTGCGCCATGTAGCGCTCATCATCAGGCGAAGCGGACACGGATCAGGATTCCGCAGTGGAATCACGACCGATCTTGGCTGTGATTTCAGAGATGACCTTTTCGAAGTCATCCGCATGGCTGAAGTCGCGGTAGACGGACGCGTAGCGCACGAATGCTACGTCATCGAGGCTCTTCAAGGCTTCCAGAACCTGAAGCCCAATCTGCTCGGAGCTGATTTCGCTCTCGCCAGAGCTTTCGAGGCGGCGGACGATACCCGACACGGCGCGCTCGATGCGATCGGCATCAACAGGACGCTTGCGAAGCGCGATCTGGAACGACCGCACCAGCTTGTTGCGATCAAAAGGAACCTTGCGGCCGGTCTTCTTCACCACCATCAGTTCGCGCAGTTGTACGCGTTCGAATGTCGTGAAGCGACCGCCGCAATCCGGGCAGATGCGCCGCCGACGGATGGAGGTGAAATCCTCCGCCGGGCGCGAATCCTTGACCTGAGTGTCTTCGGAACCGCAGTAGGGGCAGCGCATCTCGGTTGCCTCTTACATATACGGATACATCGGGAAGCGTTCCGTCAGCGAGACGACCTTGCCGCGCACTGCCTCTTCCACGGCTGCATTGCCTTCATCCGAATTGGCAACCTTCAGACCGTCGAGAACTTCGACAATCAGGTTTCCGATTTCGGTGAATTCTGCTTCCTTGAAGCCGCGCGTGGTACCGGCCGGCGTGCCAAGACGAACGCCGGATGTCACGAAAGGCTTCTCGGGGTCGAACGGAATACCGTTCTTGTTGCAGGTGATGTAGGCGCGGCCAAGCGCTGCTTCTGCACGCTTGCCGGTGGCGTTCTTCTTGCGAAGATCGACCAGCATCAGATGGTTGTCTGTGCCGCCGGAAACGATATCGAGATTGTGCTTGATCAGCGTATCGGCCAGAGCCTTGGCGTTCTTCACGACCTGCGCCGCATAATCCTTGAATTCCGGCTGAAGCGCCTCGCCGAAAGCAACGGCCTTGGCAGCGATGACGTGCATCAGCGGACCACCCTGGAGACCCGGGAAGACGGCGGAATTGAACTTCTTCGCCAGATCCTCATGATTCGTCAGGATCATGCCGCCACGCGGACCGCGCAGAGACTTGTGCGTCGTCGTTGTGGCCACATGGCAGTGCGGGAACGGCGACGGATGAACGCCACCGGCCACGAGACCGGCGATATGCGCCATGTCGACCATCAGGTAAGCGCCAACGGAATCTGCGATTTCGCGGAAACGCTTCCAGTCCCAGATACGGGAATAGGCGGTACCACCGGCGATGATGAGCTTCGGCTTATGCTCTTCAGCCTTGCGGGCAACTTCGTCCATGTCCAGCTGGTGATCTTCTTCACGAACACCGTAAGACACGACATTGAACCACTTGCCGGACATGTTGACCGGCGAACCGTGGGTCAAGTGACCGCCGGAATTCAGGTCGAGACCCATGAAGGTATCACCCGGCTGAAGCAGCGCGAGGAACACCGCCTGGTTCATCTGCGAACCGGAGTTCGGCTGAACGTTGGCGAAGTTGACGCCGAACAGCTTCTTGGCACGTTCGATGGCGAGTTCTTCCGCGATATCAACGAACTGGCAGCCACCGTAGTAGCGCTTGCCCGGATAGCCTTCGGCATACTTGTTCGTCATGATCGAGCCCTGCGCTTCCAGAACGGCGCGCGAAACAATGTTTTCCGAGGCGATCAATTCGATTTCGTGACGTTGACGACCCAACTCCTTCTCGATCGCACCGAAAATTTCCGGATCGGATTCAGCAAGCGGGCGGGAGAAGAATGCATCTCTATGCGACATGACAGGGCTCCTGGAACAACTGATGCGATGGCGTCTTAACGGTCTGCCTTCACAAGCGCAATACGGACAGCGACATTTGCGGATCAATTCCGGACAGGCTTGAAAAGCATCTGATGATTCTCATCCGCTGCTCAAAGATTATCCGAGAATAAAAGCCCTCAGGAAGCCTTCAGGCAGACTGCATGTCCACACCCAGATCAGCGAAGGTCCGGTTGAGGGTCAGCAGCAGATCGGAGCGCGCGCCTGTTTCGGTTCCGACGTCGCGCAGATAGCACCGAAGTTCGAAGTTCAGCATGCTGGCGCCAAGGTTTCGCAGAAAAACCTGCGGCGCAGGCTGTGCAAGGATGGCCGGATGGCCTTTCGCGGTGTCCAGCAGGATCTGGCGAATGCCGTCGATATCCGCATGGCGTGAAACATTGATCGGAATGATCATGCGCCCTGCGCGCGAGCTCAAGGTCATGTTCTTGACCGTTCCGGCAATCAGGTCGGCATTTGGGATGATGACATCATGGCGGTCGAAGGTTTCGATCCGCGTCGAGCGGACCGCGATCTTCCGGACAATTCCAGAAAAGCCCGATACCTCGATCCAGTCACCCTCCTTGATCGGTCGCTCGATCAGGAGGATGATGCCGGACACGAAGTTCGACACGATGGTCTGCATGCCAAAACCGACGCCGACTGAAAGTGCGCCCGCGATGATGGCGAGGTTCGAAAGATTGAGCCCTGCGACAGAAATCGCCATCAGCGCCGAGACGATGAAGCCAACATAACCGAGCCCGGTCCGAATTGCGTTGCGCCCGCCACTGTCGATCCTGGTCTTGGGTAATACCAAACGCTCGGTCAGCCGCTGGACCCAGCGTGTCAGCAGCATGCCGAAGAGGAAGGTGACGATGAGAACGACAAGAACTTTGGGTGACAGCCGTGCACCGCCGAGATCGACGCCGTTCTGAATGAGCCGCCACAGCTCTGCGAGTTCCGCTTCACGCGCACCCCAAACGATTGCAAGAAGCGGCAGGCTGACCAGGACGATCACCGCCGCAATGACCATGGATGCCAGTTCCAGCGATGATTGCTGGCCACGCAAGGCGCCGCGCACCGGCAGCATAACCACATAGTGCAGGATGAAGGCCAGGCCGAAGATCGCGATACTGCCCATGATGGGTGCGAGCACCGCGCGCGCCAGCGGCACGTAACCAATCGCCGCAGCGATAAGGGATAGAACCGCGACAACCTGCACCGCTCGACCGGCGATACGGAAAAAGCCGGGACCGAAGGGAGCGTCATCATCCTCATCCGTCGCTACTTCCAGCGCAACTTTCCGGAGGATGTTTGCGAAGACGAAAAGGATAACGCAGCCGATCACGATGCTGACGCTTTGCAGGGCCGAACTTCCACCCGGCGAGAATGCGAAGTCCTCTGTCAGTCCTTCCATCAGAAGCTCAAGCCCCATGGATCCGGCAAACGCCATGCCGAGCCAATAGCAGGAGCGGGAAAGACCATCGCTTAACCGGATAAGACGCAGCGCAGGCTGGCTAGGCGCGTAGAGGACATTGCCAATCGAGTTTGCGATGACAAATGCGATGGCAATCGCGATGGCTGCACCGGAGGTGTTCTGGATTGACTTGATGCCGTCTTCCAGCAGAACTGCCGCGATAACGACAAGACTGGCGGCGACCAGCGAGAACACCAGCCGGATCACGTGCACGCCGAGAGCCTGTCCGACAAACCGCACAGACCCCGCAGGCGCCGATATACGACGTTCGAGATAGACCAGCAGCAAGTGGCCGAGGCCGACTGGCAAAAGGAAGGTTGCGAGCAAAAGCAAGGCGGCTGGAATGAGCCGATCGCCGACAAAATCGAACGGCTCGGTCGAAGGTGATCGCAAACGGGTGATGTCGTCGGTTATCTTTGCATCCAGCCGATCGAAATCGCTCATCATGGCCGACCAGCTTGAAGGGAAGAGCGGCGATGGTCTGAGTTCGAAAAGACTGGTCGCCGACCGCGAACGCACAAGCCTGTCGATTTCCTCGATCAGAACGTTTGCCCGGGCCGATGCCTGCTTGGCGTTCATCACCGGCTCACGCGCCTTGGCCAGTTCATCGCCTAACTGCTTGCGCCGTGCCGCAACCAGATCCGGCTCCTTGTCGTCCTTGCCGGGAGCGGGCCCCAGTGTTGCCAGTTGCGCCTCCAGCAATCGTATGGAAAGCCCTGCCCCGTCGACGATCGCATCGGCGTCTGCCCGCTGGGTGGCCAGTTCGGATCGAAGAACTTCGAAAGCATCGGACGACGCCTCACCCGATTGCAGGGCCTGCTCGGCTCTTTGGGCGGTCTTCGCCCATTCCAGCGCCGGATCTATGGCTTTTGTCTGCGCAGCTGCAATCTTGGGAACGAGCGTCGCAAGGCTGACGAGTGCAACAATAAGCAACAGACAAGGCGCAAACCAGTGCTTGCCCGATTTGATCGCTGCAACAGCTCCGTGCGGCTTCATGCTGACCCTTGCCCCTGAAATTCCCTCTATCCGGGAAATCAGATGGATGTCTCGAATGCAAGAGCCAATCTCGATCATGAAAGTGATGAGGCGACAAATGAAAAGGCCGGCCTCGCGAGGAGGTCGGCCTTCCGGGTCTGACAAATCCAAATGTTTACTGCTGCGGCAGCATGTCCTGTTCGATCGAGCCGGGATTTTGCTCGGTACCGGTCTTGGTCTGCAGTGCAAGTTCAGTTGCACCATCACGCTGGTAGATATCGTCGCGGAACTGAACGACACCATCCCTTGCGGACCATGCCGTGATGTAGACAAAATAGACCGGAACTTCCTGTGCCAGCTTGATCGGCGTATTTTCGCCCGTTGCGATAACCCGCTCGATTTCCTGACGGCTCCACGGCGCCGTATCGCGAAGCAGCCAGGTCACAAGATCTCGCACGTTCTGGACACGAACGCAGCCGGACGATTCAAAGCGCATCAGCTTGTTGAACAACCCCTGCTGCGGGGTGTCATGCATGTACTCGCCGTTCTTGTTGTGGAAGTTGATTTTCGTCGAGGCCATGGCGTTGATCTTGCCCGGGTCCTGACGGAACATCAGGTTTGGTGCTTTCGGCGCATTCCAGTCAACCGTTTCCGGCGCGACTTCCTGGCCCCTACCGTCGAACAAACGGATGTTGTTGCGCTTCAGGTAGGTCGGGTCCTTACGCATCAACGGCACGATATCCTTCTCGACAATCGAGCGAGGAGCCGTCCAGTAAGGGTTGAGAATGACTTCGTAGATCTTGGAATTCACAAGATGGGTCGGGCGGTCGATACGGCCGACGATGGCCGTATTGCGCAGAACGACGCGATCCGATTCGACTGCCTCGATATAGGCCGCCGGAATGTTCACCATGACATGGCGAATGCCGAGATCGCCCGCCATCGACTGAACGCGAACAAGGTTCGTCTGAAGCTGCATGAGGCGCGTTTCTGCCGGAACGTTCAACGCCTTCAGCGTGAACTCACCTAGGACGCCGTCCGCCGGCAGACCATGGCGAACCTGGAAACGCTTGACGGCGCTGTCGACATAGGAATCAAACGAGGTGGACATACCGGCGTTGCGCGCCAGATCACCAGAGATCATGAGGCGCTGACGAAGCTGCTGCACAGCCGGATCGGCATTACCGATTCGCAATCCCGCCTGCCCGGGCGTTACCCGAGGCCAGCCACCGTTGGAGACGATGCCCTGATATTCGCCAATCGCCTGCTGGATGTAACCCGGCGCCTGTGACCCGAGAACGGGATTGTTGGAAACAACATTGACCGTTGCGCGCGAAGCAGCGCTGGCGTCGAACTGATCGTCCCATGCGCCGCGGCGAGGAGCGGAAATGATGTCCTGAAGCGCGTCCTGAGCCAGAACCGGCGCAGCCACCGCAGCGGCTCCAAGCGAGACTGCCGACCGCAGGAGCGATCTGCGCGAGATAAGTTCGAAGTTGTTCTTGTTCGACATCACTCAATCCATCTAACCCGACAGCACAGCGTCAATGCCTATACCGGATATGGTTAATAAAGCGTCGTGGAGATCAGGCTGTCCCGAATATCCACGTTCTTCATGACGCTGGGAGCCTCTAAACAGGGAGGACAGGTTGCGCCACAACACTTGTTCGCGGTCCCATAGCAATATGGCCAATTCTTGTCAGGAGCGTTTCGGTCACAGCGGTGTGTAAAATTCGTGACCATATAGACCCAGAAAGCACGAAACCGGACGCGCTGGGCACGTCCGGTTTTCGAAGTGGAGGTCGTCTGTGGTGTGGCAGGCCAGTCCGGTGGATCGGACTGCACTGCCTCATCACATGCG
The window above is part of the Rhizobium rhizoryzae genome. Proteins encoded here:
- the glyA gene encoding serine hydroxymethyltransferase translates to MSHRDAFFSRPLAESDPEIFGAIEKELGRQRHEIELIASENIVSRAVLEAQGSIMTNKYAEGYPGKRYYGGCQFVDIAEELAIERAKKLFGVNFANVQPNSGSQMNQAVFLALLQPGDTFMGLDLNSGGHLTHGSPVNMSGKWFNVVSYGVREEDHQLDMDEVARKAEEHKPKLIIAGGTAYSRIWDWKRFREIADSVGAYLMVDMAHIAGLVAGGVHPSPFPHCHVATTTTHKSLRGPRGGMILTNHEDLAKKFNSAVFPGLQGGPLMHVIAAKAVAFGEALQPEFKDYAAQVVKNAKALADTLIKHNLDIVSGGTDNHLMLVDLRKKNATGKRAEAALGRAYITCNKNGIPFDPEKPFVTSGVRLGTPAGTTRGFKEAEFTEIGNLIVEVLDGLKVANSDEGNAAVEEAVRGKVVSLTERFPMYPYM
- a CDS encoding riboflavin synthase, giving the protein MFTGIVTDVGSVSALTPLDEGIRLRVTTSYDPRTIDIGASIAHAGVCLTVTKLSETDSNERWYEVEAWEEALRLTTISSWTVGTRINLERALKIGDELGGHIVSGHVDGKAEILSITSEGEAVRIRLRAPQQFARFVAPKGSVALDGTSLTVNAVDGTDFDILLIRHTLEVTTWGDRKAGDFVNFEVDTMARYAARLAEFPANN
- the nrdR gene encoding transcriptional regulator NrdR; translated protein: MRCPYCGSEDTQVKDSRPAEDFTSIRRRRICPDCGGRFTTFERVQLRELMVVKKTGRKVPFDRNKLVRSFQIALRKRPVDADRIERAVSGIVRRLESSGESEISSEQIGLQVLEALKSLDDVAFVRYASVYRDFSHADDFEKVISEITAKIGRDSTAES
- the ribD gene encoding bifunctional diaminohydroxyphosphoribosylaminopyrimidine deaminase/5-amino-6-(5-phosphoribosylamino)uracil reductase RibD — encoded protein: MSASPDDERYMAQAIALSRTHTGQTGTNPSVGCLIVKNGVVIGSAVTAVGGRPHAETQALAMAGEAARGAVAYVTLEPCSHYGRTPPCANALVEAGIARVVVGLKDPDPRVSGKGLAILQSAGIEVVTGVLQGQSCDALRAYLMRQMKARPYVTLKLAVSTDGMIGRRGEGQVAITGPLSRQEVHRMRAEMDGILVGIGTAIADDPQLDVRIAGLEHRSPIRIVLDRHLRLPLDGKLVASAQQIPVIAVGDRFAETAPALTNAGVEILDVPDLPTLLTLLADRGLSSVLVEGGATVAKAFLDAGLVDRIVLFEGPSAIGEGGIESPLTHDDIPQDYKPVRRLNFGPDQCCEYERKFECSQAS
- a CDS encoding sodium-translocating pyrophosphatase; translated protein: MTVILGVIVCGFLSVAYAVWATRSVLAADQGNPRMQEIAGYIREGAQAYLTRQYMTIAIVGVVVTLGTWWLLSALAAIGFVIGAVLSGAAGFIGMHVSVRANVRTAQASSHSLAAGLDIAFKSGAITGMLVAGLALLGVSIYYGILTSGLGHAPGSREVIDALVALGFGASLISIFARLGGGIFTKGADVGGDLVGKVEAGIPEDDPRNPATIADNVGDNVGDCAGMAADLFETYAVSVVATMVLAAIFFAGAPNLAAIMVYPLAICAACILTSIVGTFFVKLGANGSIMGALYKGLIVTGALSIVGLGAATSFTIGWGGIGTVAEKQITGTNLFFCGILGLVVTALIVVITEYYTGTNKRPVNSIAQASVTGHGTNVIQGLAVSLESTALPAIVIVGGIITTYQLGGLFGTGIAVTAMLGLAGMIVALDAFGPVTDNAGGIAEMAGLPPEVRKSTDALDAVGNTTKAVTKGYAIGSAGLGALVLFAAYANDLQYFAANGQKYPYFADVGAISFSLANPYVVAGLIFGGLIPYLFGGMAMTAVGKAGSAVVEEVRRQFREKPGIMQGTDRPDYGRAVDMLTKAAIREMILPSLLPVLAPIIVYFGVLLISGSKASAFAALGASLLGVIINGLFVAISMTSGGGAWDNAKKSFEDGFVDKDGTRHMKGSDAHKASVTGDTVGDPYKDTAGPAVNPAIKITNIVALLLLAILAA
- a CDS encoding MFS transporter, whose protein sequence is MENAGGTALDRQLGAAKRNVFLLASAQAVLGSAAPLSISVGALAGYQLLGADKSLATAPVTGFNVGTALGAVGIAILSRFLGRQAAFMVGALLGAVGGGLATAALFQMNFWLFAIALMLIGMSGGFTQKIRFAAADASPSYFKPKAISWILGAGIVSAIIGPQLAIWAKDIFAPVTFAGTFLALLPLCAIALVILTFLKLPPMAKAGSADTPARPLMEIISNQRFATGMICGIGSYALMTFVMTGAPLAMVVGCGFPTELATLGIQWHVIAMFGPSFFTGMIIARVGAEKVVALGLFTLMGCAVIAHMGIELWNFWGALILLGIGWNFGFIGSTAIVASTYRPHEADKVQGFHDIFLFGTVALSSFSSGKVFTNYGWSFMNLFIWPVSVLCLVLIVLLLIRRRRAAPV
- the nusB gene encoding transcription antitermination factor NusB, with translation MSKDPAQPIKTANQRGAARLAAVQALYQMDIGGTGVLEVVAEYEEHRLGQELDGDTYLKADPSWFRAIVAGVVRDQLKIDPVIGAALLDGWPLSRIDSTLRAILRAGTFEILDRKDVPVAVIVTEYVEIAQAFFEGEEPKIVNAVLDRIAKQVRGEKK
- the ribH gene encoding 6,7-dimethyl-8-ribityllumazine synthase, whose product is MTDSHKPHLLIVEARFYDDFADALLDGAVSALQEAGATYDLITVPGALEIPPAIAMALDAAEQGGVNYDGFIALGMVIRGETYHFDIVANESSRALMDLAVSESLAIGNGILTVENDEQAWARVRKSDKDKGGFAARAALTMIALREKLGA
- a CDS encoding DUF3772 domain-containing protein, encoding MKPHGAVAAIKSGKHWFAPCLLLIVALVSLATLVPKIAAAQTKAIDPALEWAKTAQRAEQALQSGEASSDAFEVLRSELATQRADADAIVDGAGLSIRLLEAQLATLGPAPGKDDKEPDLVAARRKQLGDELAKAREPVMNAKQASARANVLIEEIDRLVRSRSATSLFELRPSPLFPSSWSAMMSDFDRLDAKITDDITRLRSPSTEPFDFVGDRLIPAALLLLATFLLPVGLGHLLLVYLERRISAPAGSVRFVGQALGVHVIRLVFSLVAASLVVIAAVLLEDGIKSIQNTSGAAIAIAIAFVIANSIGNVLYAPSQPALRLIRLSDGLSRSCYWLGMAFAGSMGLELLMEGLTEDFAFSPGGSSALQSVSIVIGCVILFVFANILRKVALEVATDEDDDAPFGPGFFRIAGRAVQVVAVLSLIAAAIGYVPLARAVLAPIMGSIAIFGLAFILHYVVMLPVRGALRGQQSSLELASMVIAAVIVLVSLPLLAIVWGAREAELAELWRLIQNGVDLGGARLSPKVLVVLIVTFLFGMLLTRWVQRLTERLVLPKTRIDSGGRNAIRTGLGYVGFIVSALMAISVAGLNLSNLAIIAGALSVGVGFGMQTIVSNFVSGIILLIERPIKEGDWIEVSGFSGIVRKIAVRSTRIETFDRHDVIIPNADLIAGTVKNMTLSSRAGRMIIPINVSRHADIDGIRQILLDTAKGHPAILAQPAPQVFLRNLGASMLNFELRCYLRDVGTETGARSDLLLTLNRTFADLGVDMQSA